The following proteins come from a genomic window of Paenibacillus sp. CAA11:
- a CDS encoding DUF72 domain-containing protein, with translation MISIGLTGWGDHDALYPAKTPAKEKLSLYAQHFPVVEVDSSFYAVLGQETYRRWINQTPDNFSFILKAYQGMTGHARGKVPFDGPGEMFDAYLRSIQPVQESGKLKAVMFQFPPWFDCSPDSVRQLKAVRKWMGNLPLALEFRHQSWYAPDMKEKTLEFMREENWIHIVCDEPQAGQGSVPTVLEPTAPELTIIRLHGRNTSGWNQSGAPNWREVRYLYDYSESELAEWKDRLQVLQDRGAQNICMIFNNNSGGHAAGNGKQMMRLLGMNPPSLPPLQMDLFGETS, from the coding sequence ATGATATCTATAGGACTGACGGGCTGGGGAGATCATGATGCGCTGTATCCTGCTAAGACGCCGGCCAAGGAGAAGCTGAGCCTTTATGCGCAGCATTTTCCCGTGGTCGAGGTGGATAGCTCCTTCTATGCTGTGCTGGGGCAGGAGACGTACCGCCGCTGGATCAACCAGACCCCTGATAACTTTTCATTTATACTCAAGGCCTATCAAGGCATGACGGGACATGCCCGCGGCAAGGTTCCTTTTGACGGGCCGGGTGAGATGTTCGATGCCTACCTAAGATCGATCCAGCCTGTTCAAGAGTCGGGTAAGCTGAAGGCGGTGATGTTTCAATTCCCGCCGTGGTTCGACTGCAGCCCGGATAGTGTCAGACAGCTCAAGGCGGTCCGTAAATGGATGGGAAATCTGCCGCTTGCGCTTGAATTTCGCCATCAAAGCTGGTATGCGCCAGATATGAAGGAGAAGACGCTTGAGTTTATGCGTGAAGAGAACTGGATTCATATCGTCTGCGATGAGCCGCAGGCGGGTCAAGGATCGGTTCCTACCGTGCTGGAGCCCACGGCGCCCGAGCTTACGATCATCCGGCTGCACGGGCGGAATACCTCCGGCTGGAATCAGAGCGGTGCGCCTAATTGGCGAGAGGTGCGCTATCTCTACGATTACAGTGAGAGCGAGCTTGCAGAATGGAAGGATCGGCTTCAGGTGCTGCAAGACCGTGGAGCTCAGAATATATGCATGATCTTCAACAATAATTCCGGCGGCCATGCGGCCGGCAACGGCAAGCAGATGATGAGGCTGCTGGGGATGAATCCGCCTTCGCTTCCGCCTCTTCAGATGGACCTGTTCGGCGAAACCTCCTAG
- a CDS encoding L-threonylcarbamoyladenylate synthase, producing the protein MRDQDQRDKHTRYWDATAWVSPSADGLAEAKAEEAIAEAAQVLAGGGTVAFPTETVYGLGGDARSTEAVENIFKAKGRPSDNPLIVHIAEESQLAELVTEVNDTARRLMAEFWPGPLTLVLPVRPGAVSPRVTAGLSTVGVRMPDHAVALRLIAAAGCPVAAPSANRSGRPSPTLASHVGEDLDGAIDGIVDGGPTGVGLESTVVECGADGMVTVLRPGGITVEELARVAASVQLDPALESGGGGEAPARPKAPGMKYTHYAPSGSLRIVMGASQEAVAARIQAELDAANARGEVTGILAFEEHLAKYHGAHTMLSLGSLAAPETAAQRLYAALRQFDEAGATYMLAEACPEEGLGAAVMNRLLKAAGHEVIYV; encoded by the coding sequence ATGAGAGATCAAGATCAAAGAGATAAGCATACGCGTTATTGGGATGCGACAGCATGGGTGTCCCCGTCCGCGGACGGTTTGGCAGAGGCCAAAGCAGAGGAGGCGATTGCCGAGGCCGCTCAAGTCCTGGCCGGGGGAGGGACCGTAGCTTTCCCAACGGAGACGGTGTACGGGCTGGGCGGTGATGCCCGGAGCACCGAGGCGGTTGAAAATATCTTCAAAGCCAAAGGACGGCCATCGGATAATCCGCTGATCGTGCATATTGCGGAGGAAAGCCAGCTTGCGGAGCTTGTGACCGAGGTGAACGATACGGCCCGGCGCTTGATGGCCGAATTCTGGCCCGGCCCGCTGACCTTGGTGCTGCCGGTGCGGCCCGGTGCCGTCTCGCCCCGCGTGACGGCAGGCTTGTCCACCGTGGGCGTGCGCATGCCCGACCACGCCGTTGCGCTGCGGCTCATTGCCGCAGCGGGCTGTCCGGTGGCGGCTCCCAGCGCCAACCGGTCGGGAAGACCGAGCCCCACGCTGGCCAGCCACGTGGGCGAGGACCTGGACGGCGCCATTGACGGCATCGTCGACGGAGGGCCCACAGGGGTGGGCCTGGAATCGACGGTGGTGGAATGCGGCGCCGATGGAATGGTAACCGTGCTCCGCCCTGGCGGGATCACGGTAGAAGAGCTCGCCCGCGTTGCGGCGAGCGTGCAGCTCGACCCCGCCCTGGAGAGCGGCGGGGGAGGGGAGGCCCCGGCGCGGCCGAAGGCGCCGGGGATGAAGTACACGCATTATGCGCCGAGCGGCAGCCTGCGGATTGTGATGGGGGCATCACAGGAAGCGGTGGCGGCCCGCATTCAGGCCGAGCTGGATGCGGCCAATGCGCGCGGCGAGGTAACAGGCATCCTCGCCTTTGAAGAGCACCTCGCGAAATATCATGGCGCCCATACGATGCTTTCGCTCGGCAGCTTGGCCGCGCCTGAGACAGCCGCCCAGCGGCTGTACGCGGCCTTGCGGCAGTTCGATGAGGCCGGAGCCACCTATATGCTTGCCGAGGCCTGTCCGGAGGAGGGGCTTGGCGCTGCGGTCATGAACCGTCTGCTTAAGGCAGCGGGACATGAGGTTATATACGTATAA